The following are encoded together in the Bacillus rossius redtenbacheri isolate Brsri chromosome 9 unlocalized genomic scaffold, Brsri_v3 Brsri_v3_scf9_1, whole genome shotgun sequence genome:
- the LOC134542577 gene encoding uncharacterized protein LOC134542577, giving the protein MATVEWLHRRLKWLSAISTFSPEVVPPADRSETQMYSTQFVCANHFFPSDFICKDIKRLNRVAVPSVFDSGEAENHLPERNEPLLLTSVVEQMTTLSPSSPHVLPVQHVYSRLRSVEGVNSVCNVSNAVKDNNTFMPVSSSTPKARCKLQMSDASSCSSSAENFSEILAVNLSDSTAHSTEKCMSNVVNQSGNLLKSMGVSKVSSLTPRKKKLFRKVQGTVKCLKRVRENLRKKKLTYKETIGTAKNLLANELSDMSPAAYNILMSQLRCKNRKPEGRRWTLDEKVMALTIYKRSPSCYSLLRRMLVLPSKRTLQSVLNEVPFKCGVDQGVMTILKQSLSRLAAEDKFCVLMLDEMSLKEHVQYCPREDKILGLVDNGASRSGEKANYVMVFMVRGLRKKWKQPVACYFTHGGMKAGELKDAMKEVLSSCFAIGLNVISTVGDMGSNNVAALKQLGAKFPDPLFTYDGHDIAVVFDPPHLLKCFRNMFLSHIVRGVKVRGNLPVHGAAKWGHLESMFEEDKKSVFRLAPKITDTHLLPTSSDRMKVSTAAQIMSHTVAATIHSFVSRGNLNSIQNQKLFSFIFSSFQSLFC; this is encoded by the exons atggccactgtcgaatggttgcacag AAGGTTGAAATGGCTATCTGCAATTTCCACATTCTCGCCAGAAGTTGTACCACCTGCAGATCGAAGTGAAACACAGATGTACAGCACACAATTTGTATGTGCCAATCATTTTTTCCCTTCTGATTTCATCTGTAAGGATATCAAGAGGTTAAATCGTGTAGCGGTACCATCAGTGTTTGATTCTGGTGAGGCTGAAAATCATTTGCCAGAGAGGAACGAACCTTTACTGCTTACGTCAGTGGTGGAGCAGATGACAACATTGTCTCCATCTTCGCCACATGTCTTACCTGTTCAACATGTATACTCACGGCTGCGGAGTGTAGAGGGAGTGAATTCTGTGTGTAATGTTTCAAATGCTGTTAAAGACAATAACACATTCATGCCAGTTTCTTCATCAACACCAAAAGCTAGATGTAAGCTACAAATGAGTGATGCAAGTTCATGTTCATCTAGTGCTGAAAATTTCTCAGAAATATTGGCTGTGAATTTGAGTGATTCTACTGCCCATTCAACTGAAAAATGTATGTCAAATGTGGTAAACCAAAGTGGGAATCTCCTTAAATCTATGGGTGTATCAAAGGTATCTTCGCTAACgccgaggaaaaaaaaactttttagaaAAGTCCAGGGTACAGTGAAATGTCTTAAACGTGTTCGTGAAAatcttaggaaaaaaaaattgacttacaAGGAAACCATAGGTACTGCTAAAAACTTGTTGGCTAATGAACTCAGTGACATGTCACCAGCTGCATACAATATCCTTATGTCACAGTTGCGTTGCAAAAATCGAAAACCTGAAGGAAGAAGGTGGACACTAGATGAGAAGGTTATGGCACTTACAATTTACAAACGAAGTCCTTCCTGTTACTCATTACTTAGGCGAATGCTTGTCCTGCCTTCAAAAAGAACCCTGCAAAGTGTCTTAAATGAAGTTCCGTTCAAGTGTGGTGTTGATCAGGGAGTAATGACAATTCTGAAGCAATCTCTTTCACGTTTGGCAGCTGAAGATAAGTTTTGTGTTTTAATGTTAGACGAAATGTCATTGAAGGAGCATGTACAATATTGCCCAAGGGAAGATAAAATTCTTGGTCTTGTTGACAACGGTGCCTCAAGAAGTGGTGAAAAGGCCAACTATGTAATGGTGTTCATGGTGCGAGGCTTGAGGAAGAAATGGAAGCAGCCAGTTGCATGTTACTTCACACATGGTGGAATGAAAGCAGGAGAACTAAAAGATGCCATGAAAGAAGTGCTTTCCTCATGTTTTGCTATTGGCCTAAATGTAATTTCCACTGTTGGTGATATGGGCAGTAACAATGTTGCAGCACTCAAACAGCTTGGAGCCAAATTCCCTGACCCATTGTTTACGTATGATGGACATGATATAGCTGTTGTATTTGATCCACCTCATTTGCTGAAGTGTTTCAGGAACATGTTCCTTTCACACATTGTGAGGGGTGTGAAGGTTCGTGGCAATCTCCCGGTGCATGGAGCAGCAAAATGGGGACATCTCGAGAGTATGTTTGAAGAAGATAAGAAATCTGTATTCAGGCTTGCTCCGAAAATTACAGATACTCACCTTTTACCTACTTCGAGTGACCGAATGAAAGTATCTACCGCAGCACAGATTATGAGTCATACAGTAGCAGCAACCATCCACAGCTTTGTCAGTAGAGGTAATTTAAATTCTATccaaaaccaaaaattatttagttttattttttccagTTTTCAATCACTTTTCTGTTAA